Proteins encoded in a region of the Anopheles ziemanni chromosome 2, idAnoZiCoDA_A2_x.2, whole genome shotgun sequence genome:
- the LOC131293578 gene encoding galactosylgalactosylxylosylprotein 3-beta-glucuronosyltransferase S, with product MQKTIHYKLYISPVYVIIPIINHRNKKQETEQPNALERLDLPRKGKGFPRKEDYEKEFHIPLVNEELVVCYENYEDYRKGPYMTTLPATPEEPSTTQRQQQSTAPQHPVQSNGSEPMIYFVTPTYPRREQIPEIIRLGQTLMHVARLHWIVADDTTSCSATLNSHIKKFGIPYTQLASPMPEVYRLRKNAPRGVANRRAALSWIRANNKRSGVLYFGDDDNTFDLKLFSEIRYTKKVSMFPVGLIGDYAISTPIVRNGRVEGFFDSWPAKRKWPVDMAGFAVSLEYLARSPNATMPFKAGYEEDEFLKSIGLKLEDIEPKANNCTEILVWHTQTKGSKAPTVRISMDRQKLDKVNLGGLLKRLETMGVNHISDTEGTTAQAIMNGSVKPLSFWFS from the exons ATGCAGAAAACTATTCACTACAAGCTTTATATCTCGCCCGTTTACGTCATCATTCCAATAATCAACCACAGAA acaaaaaacaagaaactgaACAACCAAACGCCCTTGAACGGTTAGATCTCCCACGGAAGGGGAAAGGTTTTCCTCGCAAAG AGGACTACGAAAAAGAATTCCATATCCCGCTCGTGAACGAGGAGCTGGTTGTTTGCTATGAAAACTACGAAGACTACCGTAAGGGCCCATATATGACCACCCTGCCGGCAACGCCAGAGGAGCCGAGCACAACGCAACGCCAACAGCAATCGACGGCCCCCCAACATCCTGTCCAATCGAACGGAAGCGAACCGATGATCTACTTCGTCACGCCGACATACCCAAGACGGGAGCAGATTCCAGAAATCATTCGCCTCGGTCAGACACTGATGCACGTGGCCCGGCTGCACTGGATTGTGGCGGACGACACAACGAGCTGCAGTGCCACACTGAATAgtcacataaaaaaattcg GTATTCCGTACACGCAGCTTGCCAGTCCGATGCCCGAAGTTTATCGCCTCCGCAAGAATGCGCCACGGGGTGTCGCTAACCGGCGGGCGGCATTGAGCTGGATTCGTGCGAACAACAAGCGGTCGGGCGTGCTGTACTTTGGCGACGACGATAACACATTCGACCTGAAGCTGTTCAGCGAAATCCGCTACACGAAGAAAGTGTCCATGTTTCCGGTGGGATTGATCGGAGACTACGCCATCAGTACACCGATTGTACGAAAC GGCCGCGTGGAGGGTTTTTTCGATTCGTGGCCAGCCAAGCGCAAGTGGCCAGTCGATATGGCCGGCTTTGCGGTAAGTCTCGAGTACCTGGCGCGCAGCCCGAATGCCACGATGCCGTTTAAGGCGGGCTACGAAGAGGATGAGTTTCTCAAAAGCATCGGCCTCAAGCTGGAGGACATCGAACCGAAGGCGAACAACTGCACCGAAATATTGGTGTGGCACACGCAAACCAAGGGCAGCAAAGCACCCACAGTGCGAATCTCAATGGACCGGCAGAAACTAGATAAGGTGAACCTAGGCGGGCTGCTGAAGCGGCTCGAGACGATGGGCGTGAATCATATCAGTGACACGGAAG gAACCACCGCCCAGGCCATCATGAATGGAAGTGTTAAGCcactatcgttttggttcagCTAA
- the LOC131282583 gene encoding ubiquitin carboxyl-terminal hydrolase 3-like produces MDCPHIVDNVALGKDSIKAAKSSTTSIVSAAGRPSSPVICLPTAAGIVPPAADKPPASSPTVPSRHWKCAECSISKDNWMCLQCGVVLCGRYDNGHALKHSNTNQNHNICMNTSNQSVYCYKCDEFVINDTIENVLEEIRQELKEGNGDQLDTISETSSTLEEISSSKSIQETASTSSSSDSGWEEPAPIPSLPIPAPAAVSSVTVSARKLRPRKRTISSDSNNENGASTAKRKSMRRVVGLRNLGNTCFMNSVLQSLSNIQEFSCYFNTMPALETKHKQKAYHSRSMKETLDDVFVVEELRKVLLNLSQGGDGSKGAISPECLFLVIWKVVPQFRGHRQHDAHEFLRYMLDRLHTELQQVSLPMDLGGQKPGESKNPYNVSGLSHLQAKGRHSIVTNVFGGVLQSEVRCLICGMESKKHDPFLDLSLDIPEKYYSKDHSAESGNGGDAANSTGSSPVCHISDCLQSFTEVEELAETELYYCNSCKCKQKSTKRFWIRRLPNVLCLHIKRFRWNNFYRTKIDLRIAFPINALDMSQFVLNNGPETRRSNSSCNIYDLAAVIVHHGNGSSCGHYTSFAINNGVWMHFNDHTVKEVSSSAVAECKPYILFYIKRDPTNANRPSTTLTTTATAVANTSGGSATANQSS; encoded by the exons ATGGATTGTCCGCACATTGTCGACAATGTAGCCCTCGGAAAGGACTCAATAAAGGCCGCGAAGAGCAGCACCACTAGCATCGTTTCCGCGGCCGGACGACCTTCTTCACCTGTAATCTGCCTACCGACAGCCGCTGGCATCGTTCCTCCTGCTGCGGACAAACCGCCCG CATCATCGCCAACAGTACCGTCGAGACACTGGAAATGTGCAG aaTGTTCTATCAGCAAAGACAACTGGATGTGTTTGCAGTGTGGCGTAGTCCTGTGCGGCCGATACGATAATGGTCATGCACTAAAGCATTCAAATACGAATCAGAACCACAACATTTGCATGAACACCTCGAATCAATCAGTATACTG TTACAAATGTGATGAATTCGTGATAAACGATACCATCGAGAATGTCTTGGAAGAAATACGGCAAGAGTTAAAAGAGGGAAATGGCGATCAGCTGGACACAATATCGGAAACATCCTCCACGCTGGAAGAAATAAGCTCTTCGAAGTCGATACAGGAAACGGCCAGTACGTCCTCGTCCAGCGATTCTGGTTGGGAGGAACCAGCCCCCATCCCCTCACTCCCAATTCCGGCGCCAGCAGCTGTCTCCTCGGTCACAGTGAGTGCACGGAAGTTGCGCCCCCGCAAGCGTACGATATCGAGCGACAGTAACAATGAAAACGGAGCATCAACTGCAAAACGGAAGTCAATGCGGCGGGTCGTGGGACTGCGCAATCTTGGCAACACCTGCTTCATGAACTCAGTATTACAATCGTTGAGCAATATTCAGGAGTTTAGCTGTTACTTCAACACGATGCCCGCGCtggaaacgaaacacaaacaaaaggcGTACCATTCGCGCAGCATGAAAGAAACACTGGACGATGTGTTCGTGGTGGAGGAACTACGCAAA GTCCTGCTGAATCTTAGTCAAGGTGGCGACGGTTCGAAGGGTGCCATCTCACCCGAATGTTTGTTCCTCGTCATCTGGAAGGTGGTTCCGCAGTTTCGCGGTCATCGCCAACACGATGCCCACGAGTTTCTGCGCTATATGCTCGACCGCTTGCATACGGAGCTGCAGCAGGTTTCCTTGCCCATGGATCTCGGAGGTCAGAAGCCGGGCGAAAGCAAAAACCCCTATAATGTGTCCGGTTTGAGTCATCTGCAGGCCAAAGGTCGCCATTCGATCGTCACGAACGTGTTCGGCGGTGTTCTGCAGAGCGAAGTGCGCTGCCTGATCTGTGGTATGGAGAGCAAAAAACACGACCCATTCCTCGATCTGTCGCTGGACATTCCTGAGAAGTACTACAGTAAAGATCATTCGGCGGAAAGCGGCAATGGAGGGGATGCGGCAAACAGTACCGGAAGTTCACCGGTATGCCACATTTCCGATTGTCTGCAAAGTTTTACAGAG GTGGAAGAGTTGGCAGAGACGGAGCTGTACTATTGTAATTCCTGCAAGTGTAAGCAAAAATCAACGAAGCGGTTCTGGATTCGCCGGTTACCAAATGTCTTGTGCTTGCATATAAAACGATTCAGATGGAACAACTTTTACAG AACGAAAATTGATCTGAGAATAGCGTTTCCCATCAACGCTTTGGACATGTCACAGTTTGTTCTCAACAATGGGCCAGAAACCCGGCGATCAAATTCCAGTTGCAATATTTATGATCTAGCTGCTGTTATCGTTCATCATGGTAATGG ATCTAGTTGCGGTCACTACACATCGTTCGCTATCAACAATGGTGTCTGGATGCACTTCAACGACCACACTGTCAAGGAGGTGAGCAGTTCCGCCGTGGCTGAATGTAAGCCGTACATTCTTTTCTATATCAAGCGGGATCCAACGAATGCCAATCGACCGTCGACCACactcaccaccaccgccaccgccgtcgCCAATACATCCGGCGGATCAGCGACCGCCAATCAGTCATCCTGA